A region from the Rhodothermia bacterium genome encodes:
- a CDS encoding septal ring lytic transglycosylase RlpA family protein, with protein MRKKFFPFGISTCNSATFTKTFFGLWMAFTFVLPAWSQSGRWKSETTDSGNKTLSGQDQPVLIPLPQDGRRSWTVRIEEVNGRQVAILESREVEQDAVQPSRPMVTTPQNDHYIQPANTEYRNERAIYPSAAPNRSSAAPSVATRAATRPAPAPGNVPTPSYAPAPVVSSGRNVGPSPNTSPILAYETSTPSERLYTPPTNGKSTSGSPYEGRRWKVTAVSYGLASWYGGKYQGRRTANGEVFDMYQYTAAHRTIAFGSKVRVTNLANNKSVIVRINDRGPFTNDGRIIDLAMQAAEDIEMVRQGVGRVKLELLEEETGQYMEYTEVVARPSRQNNQNTAPQYPTIEQSQPERYTVQIAATGDAQRARMQANQVSGGWVHATQLNGNTLYRVNVGRYNTKPDAESAAGQIRNSGRDALVKQIQN; from the coding sequence ATGAGAAAAAAATTTTTTCCATTTGGTATAAGTACTTGTAATTCTGCAACTTTTACCAAAACTTTTTTTGGACTTTGGATGGCTTTTACATTCGTCCTTCCGGCATGGAGCCAATCTGGACGTTGGAAAAGCGAAACGACCGATTCAGGCAACAAGACCTTATCGGGACAAGACCAACCTGTACTTATTCCATTACCACAAGATGGCCGTCGCTCATGGACGGTTCGCATCGAGGAAGTGAATGGGCGTCAGGTTGCAATTTTAGAAAGTCGAGAGGTGGAGCAAGACGCCGTACAACCGAGCCGTCCAATGGTTACTACACCACAAAACGATCATTATATTCAGCCAGCCAACACCGAATATCGTAACGAGCGTGCCATCTACCCCTCAGCCGCTCCAAACCGTAGTTCTGCTGCTCCATCTGTTGCGACCCGTGCAGCAACACGCCCTGCTCCGGCACCTGGAAATGTACCCACGCCATCCTATGCACCTGCGCCCGTAGTTTCTTCTGGCCGGAATGTAGGTCCATCGCCGAATACGAGTCCAATTTTAGCTTATGAGACCTCTACCCCGTCGGAGCGCCTTTATACACCTCCTACCAATGGAAAATCCACTTCTGGCAGCCCCTATGAAGGCCGTCGCTGGAAAGTAACGGCAGTGAGCTATGGCTTAGCTTCTTGGTATGGCGGCAAATATCAAGGCCGCAGAACGGCCAATGGTGAAGTTTTTGACATGTACCAATACACCGCTGCTCACCGAACCATTGCTTTTGGTTCTAAAGTACGGGTTACCAACCTTGCCAATAACAAAAGTGTGATTGTGCGGATTAATGACCGAGGCCCCTTTACCAATGATGGACGTATCATTGATCTGGCCATGCAAGCTGCCGAAGATATTGAGATGGTAAGACAAGGCGTAGGACGGGTAAAACTTGAATTGCTTGAAGAGGAAACAGGGCAATATATGGAATATACCGAAGTCGTCGCCCGCCCATCCCGCCAGAACAATCAAAATACGGCTCCCCAATACCCCACCATAGAGCAGTCTCAGCCAGAACGTTATACGGTACAAATTGCCGCAACCGGCGATGCACAACGTGCCAGAATGCAGGCCAACCAAGTGTCCGGCGGCTGGGTTCATGCCACACAATTAAACGGTAACACCCTTTACCGCGTGAATGTTGGTCGTTATAACACCAAGCCGGATGCCGAGTCTGCTGCGGGTCAAATCCGCAATAGCGGACGAGACGCCTTGGTAAAACAAATCCAAAACTAA
- a CDS encoding UDP- glucuronosyltransferase, whose product MSKITQTQKPLRIAFIVQGEGRGHMVQAIEMKKIFESTGHQVVGVLIGRSKRRALPAFFEMAFENKLHHFESPNFITDNKDKAVRVMATILDGFLHTRTYWRSLQTIHDTLQELKPDLVFNFFDLMASFYAIRFRPEFPIIGIANQFLLLHPDFPKPKGMIKDWLGMHLLVWASSWRNHEKWCLSPIPMRDLPSKKVVVMPPILRADVQSLPKVPTENFILSYVINNGYAQELLEWHKRHPELTVHCFWDNPQVPPVFQPHPNFTFHQVDAHLFLEYLNRCRGLAGTAGFQTTCEAMYLKKPFVAMAVAGQYEQAMNASFLTRIGQGCYVHNLTLDWFVEGSDGNIAPKVDQSWLVNQSRFVTRLTDTVG is encoded by the coding sequence TTGTCAAAGATTACACAAACCCAAAAACCGCTACGGATTGCGTTCATCGTTCAAGGAGAGGGGCGGGGGCACATGGTTCAGGCGATAGAGATGAAAAAGATTTTTGAATCTACAGGTCATCAGGTCGTTGGGGTATTAATTGGGCGCTCAAAGAGGAGAGCATTACCTGCTTTTTTTGAGATGGCATTTGAAAACAAATTACATCACTTCGAAAGTCCAAACTTCATTACCGATAATAAGGACAAGGCCGTCCGGGTGATGGCCACTATTTTGGATGGTTTCCTACATACCCGAACGTATTGGCGTAGCTTACAAACCATCCACGACACACTGCAAGAACTTAAACCAGACCTTGTTTTCAATTTTTTCGACTTGATGGCCAGTTTTTATGCCATTCGGTTTCGACCTGAATTTCCAATTATTGGTATTGCAAACCAGTTTCTTTTGTTGCATCCCGACTTTCCGAAGCCCAAGGGCATGATAAAAGATTGGTTGGGGATGCACTTGTTGGTTTGGGCCTCCAGTTGGCGAAATCATGAAAAGTGGTGTCTTTCGCCCATTCCGATGCGGGATCTACCTTCAAAAAAGGTGGTTGTTATGCCGCCTATTCTACGGGCTGATGTACAATCCTTGCCCAAAGTGCCCACAGAAAACTTTATTCTGTCTTACGTCATCAACAATGGTTATGCACAAGAATTGTTGGAATGGCATAAGCGGCATCCTGAACTGACGGTGCATTGTTTTTGGGACAATCCACAAGTCCCGCCAGTTTTTCAGCCACACCCCAATTTCACGTTTCATCAGGTGGATGCACACCTCTTTTTGGAATACCTAAACCGATGTAGAGGTTTAGCCGGAACAGCAGGGTTCCAAACCACTTGCGAAGCCATGTACCTTAAAAAGCCTTTTGTGGCTATGGCAGTCGCTGGACAATACGAACAGGCCATGAACGCCTCCTTTTTAACGAGGATCGGTCAAGGGTGTTATGTCCATAACCTTACGTTGGACTGGTTTGTGGAGGGAAGTGATGGGAATATTGCCCCGAAGGTGGATCAATCTTGGTTGGTTAACCAATCGCGTTTCGTAACACGTCTAACAGACACGGTGGGATAA
- a CDS encoding GWxTD domain-containing protein has protein sequence MQSLCCRILLFLLILCPSAFQSLYAQEEVPSRRVKVSMDYATFAYDANSSLFEIYLSFEVKTLPFRSAPEGGLVALVPLQWKLTRNTVQSNGQTAAETVKGEALRLAFPIADTTYIGSSQVFQHLFRDLVPPGEYELALRILPDASLGIVGETLTRQVSVRNFAPQPVSAMMSDIMFVSALEPSANRDDVFYRSGLSVRPNSNQLYGNGMDKLLFYAEAYNMSHIKTDPDQNEFTFLAYVSAATAPQALPGLELREKRPLRENEVLTGGFDVSKLVSGAYFLRVAVLNANNEAVLEQQRKFFVYNPNIQAVEAKIDPDEDFLASAFVNMTEEEVKDEMEHIKIVATLTDERQMAKMVTLEAKRRWLYDFWLAHDPNPQTSINEYRMEFYENLRTAKDRYSNKFTVGWKTDRGRTLLKYGLPSATQPNLSKRETVPYEIWEYNNIPGEGRAEFIFADMGGFGEFELIHTTVSGGRKSPNWQAEVLKKN, from the coding sequence ATGCAATCGCTTTGTTGTCGTATCTTATTGTTTTTATTGATTCTATGTCCGTCTGCTTTTCAGTCCTTATATGCCCAAGAGGAGGTTCCATCGCGGCGGGTCAAAGTCAGCATGGATTATGCAACGTTTGCTTATGATGCAAATTCAAGCCTATTTGAAATCTACTTGTCTTTCGAGGTAAAAACGTTGCCCTTTAGATCCGCGCCCGAAGGGGGCTTGGTGGCGTTGGTTCCGCTGCAATGGAAACTTACCCGCAATACGGTACAAAGCAACGGCCAAACGGCTGCGGAAACTGTAAAGGGCGAGGCCCTCCGGCTTGCTTTCCCGATTGCAGACACCACGTACATTGGTAGCAGTCAGGTTTTTCAGCACCTATTTAGGGATTTAGTACCACCCGGTGAATACGAACTTGCATTAAGGATTTTGCCTGATGCCAGTCTGGGAATTGTAGGCGAAACCTTGACCCGTCAAGTGAGTGTGCGGAATTTTGCGCCACAGCCTGTAAGTGCGATGATGTCGGATATTATGTTTGTTTCCGCCCTTGAACCTTCGGCCAATAGGGATGATGTGTTTTATCGGAGCGGGCTTTCGGTACGGCCTAATTCAAACCAGTTGTATGGAAATGGTATGGATAAATTACTGTTCTATGCAGAGGCATATAATATGTCTCACATCAAAACAGATCCAGATCAAAACGAGTTTACTTTTTTGGCCTATGTCTCGGCGGCCACAGCTCCGCAGGCACTTCCGGGCTTAGAACTCCGTGAAAAAAGACCCCTCCGCGAAAATGAAGTCTTGACGGGAGGGTTTGATGTTAGTAAACTTGTTTCTGGTGCATATTTCTTGCGGGTGGCAGTTCTAAATGCAAACAATGAAGCGGTTTTAGAGCAACAGCGTAAATTCTTTGTTTACAACCCTAACATTCAAGCCGTTGAAGCCAAAATAGACCCAGATGAAGACTTCTTGGCCTCTGCCTTTGTGAATATGACCGAAGAAGAAGTGAAGGATGAGATGGAACACATCAAAATTGTGGCTACACTGACCGACGAAAGGCAGATGGCGAAAATGGTGACTTTAGAAGCAAAACGCAGATGGCTGTACGACTTTTGGTTGGCCCACGATCCCAATCCACAAACATCCATCAACGAATATCGCATGGAGTTTTATGAGAATTTACGAACTGCCAAAGACCGTTATTCCAATAAGTTTACCGTGGGTTGGAAGACAGACCGTGGGCGCACTCTGCTAAAATATGGTCTTCCTTCTGCTACCCAGCCCAATCTTTCTAAACGAGAAACCGTTCCTTATGAGATCTGGGAATACAACAATATTCCGGGCGAAGGACGTGCAGAGTTCATCTTTGCAGATATGGGCGGATTCGGCGAATTTGAGTTGATCCATACAACCGTAAGCGGCGGGCGCAAAAGTCCAAATTGGCAAGCTGAGGTTCTAAAGAAAAATTGA
- a CDS encoding peptidoglycan-binding protein, whose protein sequence is MPNPVSISSAGASLSVNDRPTIELHDGKTPETSELKPYVVELQKLLRNRGFEIPQDGVFGVQTKEAVVAFQRGKGLNDDGVVGRKTWAALYVNDRPLLRLYDGFDHVTPHLRDAVRELQSVLRDKGYPVGNIDGRFGPFTESLVKQFQKASSLKDDGIVGSGTWAALFKVHLESPYYKDNPILKNIQLTPATPIVIRAGWPASRVRMGELYNRMGGLIRAIHSLTEIPVESALAVFYVESGGRVHVQNRAIIRFENHHFFRYWGKYNEAVYNRHFQHGGQAGIGGNSWQNHRFRETLNEPFKPFHGKQDLEYRVLALSQRLAGDPESGLMSCSIGGPQILISAYRNIGYESAMAMYNAFQAGEASHILGFFDFCRNVKAPEAGAMIRYLKEGKIRTFTQYYNGSGQVETYSKLINDALAEAKQLGIRA, encoded by the coding sequence ATGCCCAATCCAGTCTCTATCTCTTCCGCTGGCGCGTCGCTGTCTGTGAATGATCGCCCAACCATTGAACTCCACGATGGGAAGACGCCGGAAACCTCGGAACTGAAGCCATACGTTGTGGAATTGCAAAAATTACTCCGAAACAGAGGGTTTGAAATCCCACAAGATGGCGTGTTTGGTGTACAAACCAAAGAAGCCGTTGTGGCTTTTCAGCGAGGGAAGGGACTGAATGATGATGGGGTAGTGGGGCGGAAAACGTGGGCTGCGCTCTACGTGAACGATCGGCCCTTATTACGGCTTTACGACGGTTTTGACCATGTCACTCCGCACCTCCGCGATGCTGTTCGGGAACTACAAAGTGTACTACGAGATAAAGGCTATCCGGTTGGAAATATTGACGGACGATTTGGCCCCTTTACCGAGAGCTTGGTAAAACAGTTTCAAAAAGCCAGTAGCTTAAAGGATGATGGAATCGTTGGGTCGGGTACTTGGGCTGCACTCTTTAAGGTACATTTGGAGTCTCCTTATTATAAAGACAACCCCATTCTGAAAAACATCCAACTTACTCCTGCTACACCCATTGTGATTCGCGCTGGTTGGCCCGCAAGTAGGGTAAGGATGGGGGAATTGTATAACCGGATGGGGGGGTTGATTCGGGCGATACACAGTTTGACCGAGATTCCGGTTGAGTCGGCTTTGGCGGTCTTTTATGTGGAAAGTGGTGGTCGGGTGCATGTCCAAAACCGTGCAATTATTCGATTTGAAAACCATCATTTCTTCCGTTATTGGGGAAAGTATAATGAAGCGGTGTATAACCGCCACTTCCAGCATGGCGGACAGGCTGGCATTGGTGGCAACTCTTGGCAAAACCATCGCTTTCGAGAGACGTTAAACGAGCCTTTTAAGCCTTTTCACGGTAAACAGGATTTGGAATACCGCGTTCTGGCATTGTCGCAACGCTTGGCTGGAGATCCAGAATCTGGACTCATGTCTTGTAGCATTGGTGGGCCTCAAATTCTAATTTCCGCTTATCGAAACATCGGTTATGAGAGTGCAATGGCCATGTATAATGCCTTTCAGGCAGGCGAGGCATCGCATATTTTAGGCTTTTTTGATTTTTGTAGAAACGTAAAGGCACCAGAGGCAGGGGCAATGATTCGCTACCTAAAGGAAGGAAAAATACGCACTTTTACCCAATATTATAATGGTTCTGGGCAGGTAGAGACGTATTCTAAACTCATAAATGATGCACTTGCCGAAGCCAAACAATTGGGCATCCGCGCTTAG
- a CDS encoding septal ring lytic transglycosylase RlpA family protein, whose translation MRSSHHSAYKHQSRLIQFALLIVLLLMAFVWNACGIVRSIPPPAPSSSSGSFQMVKDFQAKTGIASHYGEKDQGNLTASGEPYNHWDFTGSHKSFPFGQYVMVTNLNNNQSVVVRINDRPAQGDNKIIGLSGSAAVQIGLLQTGIAKVEIVPVEPAATAINRTNTITGNVSPNQISNGAVYTTQDPYRVVERSTYPAWNSPASALSPDAYRIPTETTQPLRVTENNLGYATTTSVYSAPTSANPTTKRLSSALGETNQRKSGLFPSGDAPNRANALGGEDVPLPLSSMNTNGITRIGTTGPHQLKRSSYTTPNGDWTIQISAVQNQRSIREQQTYLGKDLWQENTSLDNLIRLNFGLFRSKSDAQQVLAELRELGYNDAFVKPAKRGY comes from the coding sequence ATGAGATCATCCCACCATTCTGCATACAAGCATCAATCCAGACTTATTCAGTTTGCATTGTTGATCGTTCTCCTCCTCATGGCCTTTGTTTGGAATGCCTGTGGTATTGTGCGAAGTATTCCACCACCCGCCCCTTCGTCGTCGTCAGGCTCCTTCCAGATGGTTAAGGATTTTCAAGCAAAAACCGGCATTGCCAGTCACTATGGCGAAAAAGACCAAGGCAACCTTACGGCAAGCGGCGAGCCTTATAACCATTGGGATTTTACAGGGTCGCACAAGTCTTTTCCGTTCGGTCAATACGTAATGGTGACCAATTTGAACAACAACCAATCGGTAGTGGTGCGTATTAATGACCGCCCCGCACAAGGAGACAACAAAATTATAGGACTTTCTGGAAGTGCCGCAGTACAGATTGGACTTTTACAGACGGGTATTGCTAAAGTAGAAATCGTTCCCGTAGAACCAGCCGCTACGGCCATAAATCGAACAAACACGATTACTGGCAATGTATCGCCAAATCAAATCAGCAATGGCGCCGTTTATACTACGCAGGATCCTTATCGGGTGGTTGAGCGCAGTACCTATCCCGCTTGGAATAGCCCTGCGTCGGCGCTATCTCCAGACGCTTACCGCATTCCAACTGAGACAACACAACCCTTGCGCGTTACCGAAAACAATCTCGGTTATGCCACAACAACTTCTGTTTACAGCGCGCCGACTTCCGCAAACCCCACCACAAAGAGGCTCTCCTCTGCTTTAGGCGAAACCAACCAGCGTAAATCCGGACTCTTTCCTTCTGGAGATGCACCAAACCGTGCAAATGCTTTAGGAGGTGAAGATGTACCGTTACCCCTTTCGTCAATGAACACGAATGGCATAACCCGCATAGGAACAACAGGCCCACACCAACTAAAACGTTCAAGTTATACTACACCAAATGGTGATTGGACAATCCAAATCTCTGCGGTACAAAACCAACGATCCATCCGTGAGCAACAAACGTATTTAGGGAAAGATTTATGGCAGGAGAATACAAGTCTGGACAACCTGATACGCCTCAATTTTGGTTTGTTCCGCTCTAAATCAGATGCACAGCAAGTGCTTGCCGAGTTGCGCGAACTTGGCTACAACGATGCTTTTGTTAAGCCCGCAAAAAGGGGTTATTAA
- a CDS encoding DUF11 domain-containing protein codes for MKRYNTLNSFNNYPLGWVTGSLTILLLLLSGVQLFAQASLVSQFVKGQYDDDFRKSPEVGVSMPGGTMDYLLQVRNDDKVPMRELVVIDVLPAIEDESVMTNDGRKSEWRPNLIGAVEAPKGVTVYYSTVKNPCTEELGTSKPNCEKPEWRTELPKDITSVRALKFDFAKIEIGLGEALSLSWPMRAPVGAPTEGEVAWNSFAYTATRSDNGSRLLAAEPTKVGIALKPIEGESVGSFFWLDDDRDGSQNGKESGLNGVKVTLVHPGGDEKPGTEDDKEVAVSYTGDDQKGRAGHYLFPNVVEGLYALRFDLPNGYRFTKMDAENDDVDSDINPETGYTDVFKVSGTSVLNMNGGAWMAKADLALKKGVDNPIAQGGQNVTYYIVVVNEGPDDATNVTVHDPLHASLTHLGNGTSQGTYDPNNGEWNIGTIPAGGQAELKIEVQIGKECIVYNIAQITASDAFDLDSTPNNYVGLFDEDDVDVAVVNGCSFSSGGNNGGLESNGNLANAIATRNFNRAHLPGVQTEYGPFDPHAEKQLNKRDALGIILDVIPQQGPLKSSSIVTTPKDLQGITNATSFFAVDYMYTDNRRIGAILANTTPDGYTYEHTKAICDRLNGATLEEMTTVMVMGQPFQMATLRHSDGSVDYASWFVVYQTADGFQVENQFRRSGYKALKTGNEILNFQVWSVVPQFTKGMVEEILVALQKRGAVNWTGNAPQLPKVFVRKAQYASGKMRLEVVNLAGAKSLTLNGTQALTESGDRVSFSQVVPLSQTEVGSRETLEIPVNNLYDIGFSISNEKDAATDELYLSDGPWGASADPAGANIAHFTVKAVDAANTGSDVYTVDRNIEVSGRVKTWVAIFRSLQPNQLPINLSAYNTLRFKAKGMGTLKVVMEKAGIKTWDQYASRVSLSGNEAIYELPFPSFRIADGTGKLRAEDVTQLVFYVEGNGQTSQDFTLSLSNVQFVFGTSVANEGDAQPNTFSLDQNYPNPFNPSTNIRFSLPTSGQVALKVYDMLGRQVATLVNEMRTSGVHTVTFDAANLPSGTYVYRLEVAGQAAITRKMIFVK; via the coding sequence ATGAAACGTTATAATACACTTAACTCCTTCAATAACTACCCTCTGGGGTGGGTAACTGGATCCCTGACGATTTTGTTGTTGCTCTTGTCAGGCGTCCAGTTGTTTGCACAAGCATCCCTTGTGAGCCAATTCGTAAAAGGGCAGTATGACGATGATTTCCGGAAATCTCCTGAAGTAGGTGTTTCCATGCCCGGTGGTACAATGGACTATCTGCTCCAAGTCCGTAATGACGATAAAGTACCTATGAGAGAACTCGTGGTAATTGACGTATTACCCGCCATCGAAGACGAATCTGTAATGACGAACGATGGACGAAAGAGTGAATGGCGTCCGAACTTGATTGGTGCTGTGGAGGCTCCCAAAGGCGTGACGGTTTATTACAGCACCGTAAAAAATCCATGCACTGAAGAGTTGGGAACGTCTAAGCCCAACTGCGAAAAGCCCGAATGGCGTACAGAACTACCAAAAGACATCACAAGTGTACGTGCGCTAAAGTTTGATTTTGCGAAAATTGAAATCGGTCTGGGTGAAGCCTTGTCGTTGTCTTGGCCGATGCGTGCCCCAGTAGGTGCGCCCACGGAAGGAGAAGTGGCTTGGAATTCGTTCGCATATACAGCTACCCGCTCCGATAACGGCTCGCGCCTCTTGGCCGCAGAGCCAACCAAAGTGGGGATTGCCCTGAAGCCTATCGAGGGGGAGTCCGTCGGAAGTTTTTTCTGGTTGGATGACGACCGAGATGGAAGCCAAAATGGAAAAGAAAGCGGATTGAATGGTGTAAAAGTGACGTTGGTTCATCCCGGCGGCGACGAGAAACCTGGAACCGAAGACGATAAAGAAGTGGCCGTTAGTTATACGGGTGATGATCAAAAAGGCCGAGCTGGACACTATCTCTTTCCAAACGTGGTAGAGGGCCTCTATGCCCTCCGTTTCGACCTCCCAAATGGTTATCGGTTTACCAAAATGGATGCCGAAAATGACGATGTTGACTCTGATATCAATCCGGAAACAGGATATACCGATGTTTTCAAGGTGTCTGGCACATCGGTACTAAATATGAATGGTGGGGCTTGGATGGCAAAAGCCGACCTTGCTTTGAAAAAGGGCGTTGATAATCCGATTGCACAAGGCGGGCAAAATGTGACTTATTATATTGTCGTAGTAAACGAAGGGCCAGATGATGCTACCAATGTAACCGTTCATGACCCGCTACATGCTTCACTCACCCATCTTGGGAATGGAACTTCGCAAGGAACCTACGACCCGAACAATGGCGAGTGGAACATCGGAACAATCCCCGCAGGCGGACAAGCCGAGCTGAAAATTGAGGTGCAGATTGGGAAAGAATGTATCGTCTATAATATTGCCCAAATAACGGCCAGCGATGCCTTTGATCTTGATTCTACGCCAAACAACTATGTCGGTCTTTTCGATGAAGATGATGTGGATGTTGCCGTAGTGAATGGGTGTTCGTTCTCTTCTGGTGGCAACAATGGCGGCTTGGAGTCGAATGGTAATTTGGCAAATGCTATTGCCACGCGCAACTTTAACCGTGCCCATTTGCCGGGTGTACAAACTGAATATGGCCCATTCGATCCTCATGCGGAAAAACAACTCAACAAACGCGATGCACTCGGTATTATCCTCGATGTGATCCCACAACAAGGTCCCTTAAAGAGCAGCTCGATTGTCACCACGCCCAAAGATTTGCAAGGCATTACCAATGCTACCAGTTTTTTTGCAGTGGATTATATGTACACCGATAACCGCCGTATTGGAGCAATCTTGGCCAATACCACGCCGGATGGTTATACTTACGAACACACAAAAGCCATCTGCGACCGTTTAAATGGCGCTACTTTAGAGGAGATGACAACCGTGATGGTCATGGGACAACCCTTCCAGATGGCTACCTTACGCCATTCTGATGGCTCGGTGGATTATGCATCTTGGTTTGTGGTGTATCAGACCGCGGATGGTTTCCAAGTTGAGAACCAGTTCCGCCGTTCGGGCTACAAAGCCCTGAAAACAGGCAACGAAATCTTAAATTTCCAAGTGTGGTCGGTGGTACCACAATTTACGAAAGGCATGGTAGAGGAAATTCTGGTCGCCCTCCAGAAGCGTGGTGCGGTAAACTGGACAGGTAATGCACCCCAGTTGCCAAAAGTGTTCGTCCGTAAAGCACAATATGCTTCGGGTAAAATGCGGTTAGAGGTGGTCAATTTGGCTGGTGCAAAAAGCTTGACGCTGAATGGGACGCAAGCCCTTACCGAAAGCGGAGATCGCGTATCATTCTCGCAAGTGGTTCCGCTCTCCCAAACCGAGGTTGGTAGCCGCGAAACCCTCGAAATTCCGGTAAATAACCTTTATGACATCGGCTTCTCCATCAGCAATGAAAAAGATGCGGCTACCGACGAATTGTATTTGTCAGATGGTCCTTGGGGGGCAAGTGCCGATCCAGCGGGCGCGAATATCGCTCACTTTACCGTTAAAGCCGTTGATGCGGCCAATACCGGATCCGATGTTTATACGGTGGATCGCAATATTGAGGTGAGCGGTCGGGTAAAAACTTGGGTTGCCATTTTCCGGAGTTTACAACCGAATCAGTTACCCATAAACCTAAGCGCATATAATACACTCCGTTTTAAAGCAAAAGGAATGGGCACGCTCAAAGTGGTTATGGAAAAAGCAGGCATCAAAACTTGGGATCAGTACGCCAGCCGTGTTAGCCTTTCTGGAAATGAAGCGATTTATGAACTGCCTTTCCCGTCCTTCCGTATTGCAGATGGAACTGGAAAGCTCCGTGCAGAAGACGTAACCCAATTGGTGTTCTATGTAGAAGGGAATGGCCAAACAAGCCAAGACTTTACCCTTAGCCTCTCAAACGTACAATTTGTATTTGGAACCAGTGTGGCCAACGAAGGTGATGCACAACCGAATACCTTCTCGTTGGATCAGAATTATCCGAATCCTTTTAATCCAAGTACCAATATTCGGTTCTCGTTACCCACTTCCGGTCAAGTCGCCCTCAAAGTATATGACATGCTGGGTCGCCAAGTGGCTACTTTGGTTAACGAAATGCGTACCTCAGGCGTGCATACTGTCACCTTCGACGCAGCCAACCTACCCAGTGGAACGTATGTGTATCGCCTCGAAGTGGCAGGACAAGCCGCCATTACCCGTAAAATGATTTTTGTGAAGTAA